ACAAGCTCGAATACATCCCCTTCCTGCGCGAGATCGGCCAGCATTTCTCGGTCAACCGGATGCTGAGTTTCGACAGCGTCAAGCTGCGGCTGGACCGCGAGCAATCTTTGAGCTTCCTCGAATTCAACTACATGATCCTCCAGGGCTACGACTTTCTCGAGCTCTCGCGCCGTGCCGCCTGCCGGCTGCAGCTCGGCGGCTCCGATCAGTGGGGCAATATCGTCAACGGCATCGAGCTCGCCCGCCGGGTCGACGGCACCTCGGTCTACGGGCTGACGACGCCGCTGATCACCACCGCCGACGGCGGCAAGATGGGCAAGACGATGAACGGCGCGGTCTGGCTCAACGCGGACCAGCTCGCGCCCTATGATTATTGGCAATTCTGGCGGAACACCCAGGATGCCGACGTCGGCAGGTTCCTGCGCCTGTTCACCGATCTGCCGCTCGAGGAGATCGCCCGGCTGGAGCGCCTCGAAGGCAGCGAGATCAACGAGGCAAAGAAAATTCTCGCCGATGCCGCGACCGCGATGGCCCATGGCGAGGAGGCAGCCCGCGGCGCGGCGGAGACCGCCCGCAAGACGTTCGAGGAAGGCGCGGCGGGCGAAGCCCTGCCCTCGCTCGCGGTGACCGGCGAGATCATGCTGGTCGACGCCCTGGTCGGGCTCGGCCTCGTCGCGTCGAAGAACGAGGCACGGCGGCTGATCGCGCAGGGCGGCGCCAAGGTGAACGGCGAGAAGGTCGACGAAGACGGACCGGTGACGGCGACCGGCGAAGTCCGCATTTCGGCCGGCAAGAAGAAGCACGGCATCCTGACCCGCTGATCCCGGGCGGCGGGCAGCGGGCCCGGTTTTCAGCCCGAGCGCAGCAACTCCACCGCGGCATCGCGTTCCATCAGGTACAGCAATACCCGCGCCGCCTGCCCCCGCGGCGCGTCGAGCCCGCCGTCGCGATCGACGAGCAAGCGGGCGTCGTCGCTCGCCATCTGCGCCAGATGCTGGATCTGCTCGGGATCGGCGAGGCGGAATTGCGCTTCGCCCGATTGTTTGGTGCCGAGAATTTCGCCCGCCCCGCGCAGCCGCAGATCCTCCTCGGCGATCCGGAAGCCGTCATTGGTCTCGCGCATCAGCGCCAGCCGGGCGCGCCCGGTTTCGCTGAGCGCGTTGCCGCGCAGCAGCAGGCAGACCGAGCGCCCCTCCCCGCGCCCGACCCGGCCGCGCAGCTGGTGAAGCTGTGCCAGGCCGAACCGCTCGGCGCCTTCGACGATCATCAAGGTGGCGTTGGGGACATCGACCCCGACTTCGATCACCGTCGTCGCGACTAGGACGTTGAGCTCGGCGCGCTGAAATGCCGCCATGACGGCATCCTTCTCCGGCCCCTTCATCCGGCCATGAACGAGGCCCACCCGATCAGCGCCAAAGATCGTTCGCAAGGTCTCCGCACGGTCCTCGGCTGCGGCCTGGTCGCTATTCTCGCTCTCCTCGACGAGCGGGCACACCCAATAAGCCTGGCCGCCGCTTTGAATGTGGCGGCCGAGCGCCTCGACGATCTCGGGCAGGCGATCGCAGCTCATCACCCGAGTCTCGATCGGCTGGCGCCCCGGCGGCATCTCGTCCAGGCGGCTGACGTCCATCTCGCCATATTGGGTGAGGGTCAGCGTGCGCGGGATCGGCGTAGCCGTCATCACCAGCAGATGGGGCGGCCGCTCGGCTTTGCTCGCCAGCATCATCCGCTGGGCGACTCCGAAGCGATGCTGTTCGTCGACCACGGCAAGGCCGAGCCGGCGATATTGCACCGCCTGCTGGAAGATGGCGTGGGTGCCGATCAGGATGTCGATCGATCCGTCGGCGAGGCCCATCAGGGTCGATTCGCGGGCCTTCCCCTTTTCGCGCCCGGTGAGGATGGCGACGTTGACCGGCAGGCCGGCGAGCTGGCGCGTGATGTTCTCGAAATGCTGGCGGGCGAGGATCTCGGTCGGCGCCAGCAAGGCCGCCTGCGCCCCCGCCTCGACCGCGATCAGCATCGACATCAAGGCGACCAAAGTTTTTCCCGATCCGACGTCGCCCTGCAGCAGGCGCAGCATCGGCTGCACCTGCTGCAGATCGCCCTCGATTTCGGCGATGGCGCGGCTCTGGGCTCCAGTCGGGGCGTAAGGGAGCTTCAGCGCGTCGCGGAGGCGGCCATCGCCCTTGAGCGGCTGTCCCCGCCGCTTTCGCGACGAGGCGCGAACGAGCATCAAGGCAAGCTGATTGGCGAAGATCTCGTCATAAGCGAGCCGCTCGCGCGCGCCGCCGGCGCCGGGGCTTGCATGGGCCAGACGCAGTGCTTCCTCCCAGCGTGGCCAGCCCCGGGTGGTCAGAACGCTCGGCTCGATCCATTCGTCGAGAGCGGGCAAGCGGGCGAGCGCCTGCGCGGCGAAATCGGCGAGGCGCCGGTTCGAGAGACCCTCGGAAAGGCTGTAGACCGGCTCGCGCTCGGGCAGATCACCGGCTTCCTCCGGCGGCAGCGCATAGTCCGGGTGGACCATCTGCAGCTCCATGCCCCAGCTGTCCATCCGGCCCGACACGACTCGCGCCTCGCCCAACGGCAATTGCTTGCGGGCCCAGCCCGGATTGTTGAAATAGGTCAGCGTCAGGATGTTGCCGGCGCGATCGCGTGCGGCGACCCGGAACGGGCCCCTGCCGCCGCTCTGGCGGTAATCGACCGGGGTAACCTCCACCGTCACCACCCGGCCGGCATCGGCCATGTCGATCGCGTCCACTTTCTTGCGATCGATCCAGTTCACCGGGAGGTGGAAGAGAATGTCGACGACGCGATCGAGGCCGAGCCGCTTGAGCGGCCTGGCGAGGCCGGGGCCGACGCCTTTCAGCACCTCCACTTCGGCGAACAGCGGATTGAGAATGTCGGGGCGCATAACTAGATGGACCTCGTATCAACGCCGACCGGGATCCGAAAGCCCGTGCGGACACTCTCCTATGGGACCTCATGGATCGCGAACCCCGTTTGAAACGTCTCCGCTTCCGCGCCTGGCATCGCGGCACCAAGGAAGCGGACCTGCTGATCGGCGGGTTCTTCGATACCTATGGCGAGACCTGGAGCGCGGCGGAGATCGACTGGTTCGAAGCTCTGCTCGAGGAGCAGGACGTCGACATCATGGCCTGGGCGATCGGCACCGCGCCTCCGCCGCCGGCATATGATGGCGAGATGATGCGCCGCCTGCAGGTGGTGAACTATATAAAGCACCCAAAATAAGTGACTGATCTCAAACGTATCCTGACGGCGAATGCGCCGATCACCCTGGCTGGCGCGCCGGCCGGATTCCTGCCGTGGCTCGCCGCGGATCTGGCCCGTGCCGCCAAGGGCCGCGCCGTGTTCGTCGCGCCGGACGAGGCCGCGATGCGCCACGTCGCCGACGCTGCCACCTATTTCGCGCCGGAGCTCGACGTGCTGAGCTTTCCCGCCTGGGATTGCCTGCCTTACGACCGCAGCTCGCCCTCGCTTCGCGCCTCGTCGGAGCGGCTGGCGACGTTGCATGCGTTGCAGGGAAAGAGCGACAAGCCGCAATTGCTCGTCACCACCGTCAACGCGGCGACCCAGCGCACGCTGACGCCGTTCCGGGTGCGGCAGCTCGTCGCGCGGCTCGCGCCGGGTGAGCGGATCGATCTCGATCGGCTGACCCGCCTGCTCACCGCCAACGGCTACCAGCGGACGGATACGGTGCAGGATGCCGGCGAATATGCGGTGCGCGGCGGACTCGTCGATCTGTTCCCGGCCGGTGAGAGCGAGGGCCTTCGCCTCGATTTCTTCGGCGACGAGATCGAGAGTGTCCGTCGCTTCGATCCGGCGACCCAGCGGACCAGCGGCAGCGTCGATGGTTTCACCCTGCTGCCGGCCTCCGAAGCCCTGCTCGACGAAGACAGCATCAAACGTTTCCGCTCGCGCTACCGCGAGAAATTCGGCGCCACCGCGACCGGCGACCCCCTTTACCAAGCGGTGTCCGAAGGTCGCCGCCAGGCCGGCCTCGATCACTGGCTGCCGCTCTTCGAGGAACGGCTCGCGACTTTGTTCGACCATCTCTCGCCCGACGATCTGGTCGTGCGCGATGCGCACGATGCCGGCGCGGTCGACGCGCGGTTCGAGGCGATCGCGGATTATTATCAGAATCGCACGCGCGCCCAATCCTCGGATCCGGGAAGCTATCGCCCGCTCGAGCCGCAGACGCTCTATCTCAGCCGGGACGAATGGCAGGGGATCATTGAGGATCGGCCGCTCCACCTCGCCACGCCCTTCCACGAGCCGGAGAGCGCCACCGTGCTCGACTTCGAGGTCGACGCGCCGCGGGATTTCGCGCCGGAGCGATCGCAGAACGTCAATGTCTACGAAGCGGTGGTAGAGCATGTCGCGAGCCTCCGCCGCGGCAAGAAGAAGGTGGTTCTCGCCAGTTACTCGGTGGGTGCGCGCGAGCGGTTGAAGGGCCTGCTCGCCGACCACGGCCTCAAGAAGGCGGTGGAAGTCGAAACCTGGCAAGAGGCGCAGGGCGCCGGCGCGCAGGGCTCGGTCGCCCTCGCCGTGCTGCCGCTCGACCATGGCTTCACCACCGCCGATCTCGCTCTGCTGACCGAGCAGGACATGCTCGGCGACCGCCTGGTTCGCCGCCGCAAGCGCAAGAAGTCCGCCGACGCCTTCCTCAGCGAACTCGCGACGCTCTCGCCGGGCGATCTCGTCGTCCATGCCGATCACGGCATCGGCCGCTACGAGGGCTTGACCCAGATCCCGGTCGGCAAATCGCCCCACGATTGCGTCGCGCTCGAATATGCCGGCGGCGACAAGCTCTACGTGCCGGTCGAGAATATCGACATCCTCTCGCGCTACGGCAACGAGAGCGACGGAGTGACGCTCGATCGCCTGGGCGGCGAGGCCTGGCAACGCCGTAAGGCGCGGATGAAGGAGCGGATCCGCGAGATTGCGGGCGAGCTCATCCGCACCGCGGCCGAGCGGGCGCTGCGGCCGGCACCCGCGGCGGAGCCCGACACCGGCTTTGCCGCCTTCGTCGATCGCTTCCCCTATGAAGAGACCGAGGATCAGGAGCGTGCGATCGACGACGTCGTCGGCGACCTGGGCGCCGGGCGGCCGATGGACCGTCTCGTTTGCGGCGACGTTGGCTTCGGCAAGACCGAGGTCGCGCTCCGCGCCGCCTTCGTCGCGGCGATGGCGGGTATGCAGGTGGCCGTGGTCTGTCCGACCACCCTGCTCGCGCGCCAGCATTACAACAATTTCGTCGAGCGCTTTCAGGGCTTTCCGATCGAGATCGGCCGTCTGTCGCGACTCGTCACCGCCAAGGAAGCGAAGGAGACCAAGGACGGCATCGCCGCCGGCCAGATCGACATCGTCATCGGCACCCATGCGATCCTCGCCAAATCGATCGAGTTCAAGAATCTCGGGCTCGTCATCGTCGACGAGGAGCAAAGGTTCGGCGTCACGCACAAGGAGCGGCTGAAGGCGATGAAGGCGGACGTCCATGTCCTCACCCTCACCGCGACGCCGATCCCGCGCACCTTGCAGATGGCGATGTCCGGGCTTCGCGAATTGTCCGTGATCCAGACGCCCCCGGTCGATCGTCTGGCGGTGCGCACCTATGTCATGCCCTGGGACCCGGTGGTGCTGCGCGAAGCGCTGCTGCGCGAACATTATCGTGGCGGCCAGGCCTATTTCGTGGCGCCTCGGGTCGCCGACCTTGCCGATCTCGAGCAGTTTCTGCGCGACGAAGTGCCCGAAGTGCGGTTCATCACCGCCCACGGCCAGATGGCGCCGACCGAGGTCGAGGAGCGGATGAGCGCCTTCTACGATCGCAAATACGATGTCCTGCTGTCGACCACGATCGTCGAGAGCGGCCTCGACATCCCCTCGGCCAACACTTTGATCGTCCATCGTGCCGACCGCTTCGGTCTCGCCCAGCTCTACCAGCTGCGCGGCCGCGTCGGCCGCTCGAAGACCCGGGCCTATGCCTATTTCACAACCCGCGAGACCCGCACGGTCACCGAGGCCGCCGACAAGAGGCTGAAGGTGCTCGCCAATCTCGATACGCTCGGCGCCGGCTTTCAGCTCGCCAGTCACGATCTCGACATTCGCGGCGCGGGCAATCTGCTCGGCGACGAACAGTCCGGGCACATCAAGGAAGTCGGCTTCGAACTCTACCAGTCGATGCTCGAGGATGCGATCCTGGAGGCGAAATCGGGCGGCAAGCTCAAGCCGACGGACGATTTCTCGCCGCAGATCACCGTCGATGCGCCGATCCTCATTCCGGAGGAATATGTGCCCGATCTCGATCTGCGCATGGGCCTCTATCGGCGCATGAACGAATTCGAGACCGCCGCGGAGCTCGAGCCGTTCGCGGCCGAGTTGATCGATCGCTTCGGCAAGCTGCCGGCCGAAACCAACAACCTGCTGAAGGTGATAGAGATCAAGCTCAATTGCCGCCGGGCATCGGTGATCAAGCTGGATGTCGGCGCCAAGGGCGCGCTCGTCCACTTCCACAACGATCGCTTTCCGGATCTCGAGGGCCTGATCGCCTACGTGCAGCGGCTGAAAGGGACGGCGAAGCTGAGGCCCGACAGCAAGCTGGTGATCACCCGCAACTGGCCGGATCCCGCAGCACGGATCAATGGCGCGCTGCAGCTGTCGAAGGGGTTGGCGCGGATCGTGGGCTAAGGTCCCCGTGGGGAGTCGTTAGAGCTTCACCACTTCGGCTTCCTGGCCGGCCTTCTCTTCCCAGACGGCCTCGCGGTACATCTCGAACGTGCCGTCGAGGTCGGCGAGGCTCCATATGCCGGTGATCGTGTTGCCGTCGCCGGAAAGGCGGCCGACGTAATCGACGGCGTGCGCGGCATCGCTGGCGCCGTCATAGATCTTGGTGAAGTCGACCTCTTTGCCGTGACGGCTTCCGCGCAGCACGGCTTCGAGGCTGTCGCTCGAGGGACCCATCGTGTTGGGCTCGATGATCGTCCCCGACAAGGCGCCTGAGTCATCCTCGATCCGGGCCAGGAAGGGCGTCGTCGGCCCGCGCCGGGAGGGATAGGAAAAGCTGCCCATCCACAGCCCCGCGATGTTCATCACCCGGGCGGTCATCAGGCCTCGACGAGGGCGGCCAGTCGCGCGGCGTCCACCGGCGGCGAACACAGGAACCCCTGATAGAGCGTGCAGCCCTCCTGCGCGAGCAAGGCAAGCTGGTCCTCGGTCTCGACACCCTCGGCGATCACACCAAGGCCGAGCGAACGGGCCATGTCGATGACGCTGCGCACGACCACCTGGTCGCGGTGGCTGCCGCCGATATCCTCGACCAGCCTCTTGTCGATCTTGAGATAGTCGAGCGGAAGCGCCTTCAGATAGGCGAGGCTCGAATAGCCGGTGCCGAAATCGTCGATCGCCATCCTGAGGCCGCCCTGGCGAAGCTGGGCCAGGAGATTCCCGGCCGTACCCAGATCCTCGATCAGTCCGCTCTCCGTAACCTCCACGGTGAGACGATCGGCAGGAAATCCCGTCTCGTCGACCATCTGCGTGAACAAAGCCGCGAAGTTCGGGCGGACGATGTCGGCGGCCGTGATGTTGACCGAGAGGCGGAGCTCGCCGAGGCTTCCCGGCCACGCCGCCGCAGCCGCGATCGCCTTGCGCTGCACGTGATCCGAAAGCTGGACGAGGTAATCGGAGCGCTCGGCGACGTTGAACAGGGTGACGGCGCCAAGCTCGCCGAATTGCGGATG
The nucleotide sequence above comes from Sphingosinicella sp. BN140058. Encoded proteins:
- the tyrS gene encoding tyrosine--tRNA ligase; translated protein: MSYRSDLLRLLDERGYIHQLTDAEGLDALASKEIVPGYIGFDATAPSLHVGSLVQIMMLRRLQQAGHKPIVLMGGGTSKIGDPSFKDEARKLLTEETIAANIASIKRVFEPFLRFGDGPTDAVMVDNADWLDKLEYIPFLREIGQHFSVNRMLSFDSVKLRLDREQSLSFLEFNYMILQGYDFLELSRRAACRLQLGGSDQWGNIVNGIELARRVDGTSVYGLTTPLITTADGGKMGKTMNGAVWLNADQLAPYDYWQFWRNTQDADVGRFLRLFTDLPLEEIARLERLEGSEINEAKKILADAATAMAHGEEAARGAAETARKTFEEGAAGEALPSLAVTGEIMLVDALVGLGLVASKNEARRLIAQGGAKVNGEKVDEDGPVTATGEVRISAGKKKHGILTR
- the recG gene encoding ATP-dependent DNA helicase RecG, which translates into the protein MRPDILNPLFAEVEVLKGVGPGLARPLKRLGLDRVVDILFHLPVNWIDRKKVDAIDMADAGRVVTVEVTPVDYRQSGGRGPFRVAARDRAGNILTLTYFNNPGWARKQLPLGEARVVSGRMDSWGMELQMVHPDYALPPEEAGDLPEREPVYSLSEGLSNRRLADFAAQALARLPALDEWIEPSVLTTRGWPRWEEALRLAHASPGAGGARERLAYDEIFANQLALMLVRASSRKRRGQPLKGDGRLRDALKLPYAPTGAQSRAIAEIEGDLQQVQPMLRLLQGDVGSGKTLVALMSMLIAVEAGAQAALLAPTEILARQHFENITRQLAGLPVNVAILTGREKGKARESTLMGLADGSIDILIGTHAIFQQAVQYRRLGLAVVDEQHRFGVAQRMMLASKAERPPHLLVMTATPIPRTLTLTQYGEMDVSRLDEMPPGRQPIETRVMSCDRLPEIVEALGRHIQSGGQAYWVCPLVEESENSDQAAAEDRAETLRTIFGADRVGLVHGRMKGPEKDAVMAAFQRAELNVLVATTVIEVGVDVPNATLMIVEGAERFGLAQLHQLRGRVGRGEGRSVCLLLRGNALSETGRARLALMRETNDGFRIAEEDLRLRGAGEILGTKQSGEAQFRLADPEQIQHLAQMASDDARLLVDRDGGLDAPRGQAARVLLYLMERDAAVELLRSG
- a CDS encoding succinate dehydrogenase assembly factor 2, which encodes MDREPRLKRLRFRAWHRGTKEADLLIGGFFDTYGETWSAAEIDWFEALLEEQDVDIMAWAIGTAPPPPAYDGEMMRRLQVVNYIKHPK
- the mfd gene encoding transcription-repair coupling factor encodes the protein MTDLKRILTANAPITLAGAPAGFLPWLAADLARAAKGRAVFVAPDEAAMRHVADAATYFAPELDVLSFPAWDCLPYDRSSPSLRASSERLATLHALQGKSDKPQLLVTTVNAATQRTLTPFRVRQLVARLAPGERIDLDRLTRLLTANGYQRTDTVQDAGEYAVRGGLVDLFPAGESEGLRLDFFGDEIESVRRFDPATQRTSGSVDGFTLLPASEALLDEDSIKRFRSRYREKFGATATGDPLYQAVSEGRRQAGLDHWLPLFEERLATLFDHLSPDDLVVRDAHDAGAVDARFEAIADYYQNRTRAQSSDPGSYRPLEPQTLYLSRDEWQGIIEDRPLHLATPFHEPESATVLDFEVDAPRDFAPERSQNVNVYEAVVEHVASLRRGKKKVVLASYSVGARERLKGLLADHGLKKAVEVETWQEAQGAGAQGSVALAVLPLDHGFTTADLALLTEQDMLGDRLVRRRKRKKSADAFLSELATLSPGDLVVHADHGIGRYEGLTQIPVGKSPHDCVALEYAGGDKLYVPVENIDILSRYGNESDGVTLDRLGGEAWQRRKARMKERIREIAGELIRTAAERALRPAPAAEPDTGFAAFVDRFPYEETEDQERAIDDVVGDLGAGRPMDRLVCGDVGFGKTEVALRAAFVAAMAGMQVAVVCPTTLLARQHYNNFVERFQGFPIEIGRLSRLVTAKEAKETKDGIAAGQIDIVIGTHAILAKSIEFKNLGLVIVDEEQRFGVTHKERLKAMKADVHVLTLTATPIPRTLQMAMSGLRELSVIQTPPVDRLAVRTYVMPWDPVVLREALLREHYRGGQAYFVAPRVADLADLEQFLRDEVPEVRFITAHGQMAPTEVEERMSAFYDRKYDVLLSTTIVESGLDIPSANTLIVHRADRFGLAQLYQLRGRVGRSKTRAYAYFTTRETRTVTEAADKRLKVLANLDTLGAGFQLASHDLDIRGAGNLLGDEQSGHIKEVGFELYQSMLEDAILEAKSGGKLKPTDDFSPQITVDAPILIPEEYVPDLDLRMGLYRRMNEFETAAELEPFAAELIDRFGKLPAETNNLLKVIEIKLNCRRASVIKLDVGAKGALVHFHNDRFPDLEGLIAYVQRLKGTAKLRPDSKLVITRNWPDPAARINGALQLSKGLARIVG